The following nucleotide sequence is from Streptomyces leeuwenhoekii.
CCAGCGCAGGACGGCACCGCCCAGCAGCGCGGCCCCGATCAGCAGCGTGCCGTACCGGAAGACGCCCAGGGCGGTCAGCAGCAGGCCGATGCCCACCAGGGACAGCACGGCGAGGATCGGCCACTGCCGGGCCGGCGCCGGGGCGTCCAGGGGCGCGGCCCGGCCACTGCCCTCGGGACGCGCGGTGTCCCGGGTGAACAGCGGGAAGCGGCGCGTGACGCGCCGCGGCCTGCCCTCGGCGTCGGGCGCGCTGACCGCGTCCCGGACCGTGATGTCCTCCGGGTGCCGGGCGCCCTCGTCAGCCGACACTGCGCTCCGCCGCCTCGACCACGTTGACCAGCAGCAGCGCCCGGGTCATCGGGCCGACGCCACCGGGGTTGGGGGAGATCCAGCCGGCGACCTCGGCGACGTCCGGGTGGACATCGCCGACGA
It contains:
- a CDS encoding DUF3017 domain-containing protein, coding for MSADEGARHPEDITVRDAVSAPDAEGRPRRVTRRFPLFTRDTARPEGSGRAAPLDAPAPARQWPILAVLSLVGIGLLLTALGVFRYGTLLIGAALLGGAVLRWLLPGVGMLAVRSRFTDIATYGVLGLAIVLLAMMAQPNPWLEIPFLKDTLHFTVSG